The Cataglyphis hispanica isolate Lineage 1 chromosome 5, ULB_Chis1_1.0, whole genome shotgun sequence genome has a segment encoding these proteins:
- the LOC126849466 gene encoding E3 ubiquitin-protein ligase RFWD3-like translates to MENNEIIDEDTMQIEEQQTAEEEHENEHVSHNEDNVQDNNKNDVPTNSSQSKNTVGQNLDVSDIDSDQACPICMEQWTSSGEHRLCCLRCGHLFGHSCILRWLQCSCNSTNRRCPQCNKKASVKHIRMLYAKKLTAIDTAEYDKLKKELLHVSAEKNRLQMELSQYDIRLKVFDQQMASMKKRISELESQQSDMDVYVNQNTLSPSTKKFHLERSIEICKEGGCRVLDFNPWHKFLAVSQKSTNVLFNGYGIRKIDCEYFHSRQFIFLHTQPIRDVTFHSTQQMLLLSVGFDKCAKLMDIQNNMTVHTYQTEHQLWSCCWSGDNPHIFLTGAQNGSITQFDIRQTSGAVSILDGHGDRSPVVSMATVSPNPGSGISRGGFIACRFHTCYAYEIKDTIYLPKQVFLEGPFVSVRYDERNHHYLISSRPNARQPHARHVVCTIEKNLSNEEIIMCNAVHTFQAGNSQHLLSRPCHLYTENDTLVAAHIETSSNISLWSTASGKQLHNLPVSDAVLDLCSFEASNYLFLATLSAKRLRLYNYGQLT, encoded by the exons ATGGAAAAca acGAGATTATAGACGAGGATACAATGCAAATAGAAGAGCAACAAACTGCAGAGGAGGAACATGAAAATGAACATGTTTCTCATAATGAAGATAATGtgcaagataataataaaaatgatgttcCAACTAACAGTTCACAATCAA AAAACACAGTAGGCCAAAATTTGGATGTCTCGGATATTGATTCTGATCAAGCATGCCCAATTTGCATGGAACAATGGACTAGCTCAGGAGAACATCGTTTATGTTGTTTACGCTGTGGACATTTATTTGGACACAGTTGTATTCTGAGATGGCTACAATGTTCTTGTAACAGTACAAATCGTCGTTGTCCACAATGCAACAAGAAAGCTTCAGTGAAACATATTAGAAtgttatatgcaaaaaaactAACAGCAATAGATACTGCAGAATATGATAAACTGAAGAAGGAATTACTTCATGTATCAGCTGAAAAAAACCGCTTACAAATGGAATTATCACAGTATGATATCCGTTTGAAAGTATTTGACCAGCAAATGGCTTCCATGAAGAAACGCATTTCTGAATTGGAAAGTCAACAATCAGATATGGATGTTTATGTAAATCAAAATACTTTGAGTCCCTCCACTAAAAAGTTTCATCTGGAACGATCTATAGAGATCTGTAAAGAGGGTGGATGTCGTGTCTTAGATTTTAATCCATGGCACAAATTTTTGGCCGTTTCTCAGAAATCAACAAATGTACTGTTCAATGGATATGGCATAAGGAAGATTGATTGTGAATATTTCCATTCAcggcaatttattttcttacacaCTCAGCCCATAAGAGATGTAACTTTTCATTCTACGCAACAAATGCTTCTTCTCAGTGTTGGTTTTGATAAATGTGCAAAACTAATGGATATCCAAAATAATATGACAGTGCACACATATCAAACAGAACATCAACTTTGGAGTTGTTGTTGGTCAGGTGACAATCCTCACATTTTCCTAACCGGTGCACAAAATGGATCCATTACTCAATTTGATATCAGACAAACTTCTGGTGCTGTTAGTATTTTAGATGGTCATGGTGACAGATCACCAGTTGTATCAATGGCAACAGTATCACCAAATCCTGGTAGCGGTATTAGTAGGGGTGGCTTTATAGCTTGTCGTTTTCATACATGCTATGCATATGAAATTAAAGACACTATATATTTACCCAAGCAAGTATTTTTAGAAGGTCCCTTTGTTTCAGTACGTTATGACGAGAGAAATCATCATTATCTTATATCGTCTCGTCCTAATGCTAGGCAACCACATGCAAGACATGTAGTGTGcactattgaaaaaaatttatctaatgaagaaataattatgtgtaatgCTGTACATACATTCCAAGCTGGTAATTCTCAACATCTTTTATCTCGACCATGTCACTTATATACAGAAAATGATACGTTAGTCGCAGCACATATAGAAACAAGtagtaatatatcattatggAGTACAGCAAGCGGCAAACAATTGCATAATCTTCCTGTATCAGATGCTGTTTTGGATTTATGTTCATTTGAAGctagcaattatttatttttagcaacACTTTCTGCAAAAAGACTTAGACTATATAATTATGGACAATTAACATAA
- the LOC126849468 gene encoding ribose-phosphate pyrophosphokinase 1 isoform X1, with protein MSNLKKCKTTKGTTQCKRDLKHHVMPVSQPVRAKSLLRANLENSRVRGLQSRMPNIKVFSGTSHPDLAQRIVDRLGIDIGKVVTKKFSNLETCVEIGESVRGEDVYIVQSGSGEVNDNLMELLIMINACKIASASRVTAVIPCFPYARQDKKDKGNDGGDSKNQIVMKSNEWKFRSRAPISAKLVANMLSVAGADHIITMDLHASQIQGFFDIPVDNLFAEPAVLKWIKENIVEWRNSIIVSPDAGGAKRVTSIADRLNVEFALIHKERKKANEVASMVLVGDVKDRVAILVDDMADTCGTICHAAEKLLEAGATKVYAILTHGIFSGPAISRINNACFEAVVVTNTIPQDGHMKDCPKIQCIDVSMMFAEAVRRTHNGESVSYLFSNVPY; from the exons ATGAGTAATCTGAAAAAGTGTAAAACTACTAAAGGGACTACTCAATGCAAGCGAGATCTCAAACATCATG TGATGCCCGTGTCGCAGCCAGTGCGTGCCAAGAGTTTGTTACGCGCAAACTTGGAAAATTCACGTGTGCGTGGCTTGCAGAGCAGAATGCCGAATATCAAGGTCTTCAGCGGGACCTCGCATCCGGATCTCGCCCAGCGTATTGTGGATCGGCTCGGCATCGACATCGGCAAGGTTGTCACGAAGAAATTCAGCAACCTCGAGACATG TGTGGAGATCGGAGAATCTGTCCGTGGCGAAGATGTGTATATCGTGCAAAGTGGAAGCGGCGAGGTGAACGATAATCTAATGGAGCTCCTGATTATGATCAATGCTTGCAAAATTGCCTCCGCATCTCGAGTGACAGCAGTCATTCCTTGTTTTCCTTATGCAAGGCAGGATAAAAAAGACAAG GGCAATGATGGTGGAGACTCTAAAAATCAGATTGTCATGAAGTCGAACGAGTGGAAATTCAGG AGTCGCGCGCCGATCTCCGCGAAGCTAGTGGCGAATATGCTTTCCGTAGCGGGTGCTGATCACATTATCACAATGGACTTGCACGCTAGTCAAATACAAGGATTCTTTGATATACCagtagataatttatttgctgAGCCAGCTGTCCTCAAATGGATTAAGGAGAATATTGTTGAATGGCGAAATAGTATCATTGTCTCTCCTGATGCGGGCGGCGCCAAGAG agtcACATCTATCGCGGATCGATTAAATGTTGAGTTTGCGCTCATAcataaagaaaggaaaaaggcGAATGAAGTCGCTAGTATGGTATTAGTTGGAGACGTTAAAGACAGAGTCGCGATCCTCGTAGACGATATGGCCGATACCTGCGGTACTATTTGTCATGCGGCGGAAAAGCTATTAGAAGCTGGTGCCACGAAGGTTTACGCAATACTTACGCATGGTATATTCAGCGGCCCAGCAATTAGCAGGATTAACAACGCTTGTTTCGAGGCTGTGGTAGTGACTAATACTATTCCTCAAGATGGTCATATGAAAGATTGCCCAAAGATTCAG tGCATTGATGTATCGATGATGTTTGCTGAAGCCGTAAGGCGGACGCATAATGGTGAATCTGTATCATATCTGTTTTCAAATGTACCGTATTAG
- the LOC126849477 gene encoding ubiquitin-conjugating enzyme E2-22 kDa isoform X1 encodes MANIAAQRIKREFKEVIKSEEIAKCAIKVELVNDSLTELKGEIAGPPDTPYEGGNFVLEIKVPETYPFNPPKVRFITKIWHPNISSVTGAICLDILKDQWAAAMTLRTVLLSLQALLSAAEPDDPQDAVVAKQYKEHPEMFRQTATHWTFVYAGGPAKMPELDDKIRRLTDMGIEEHNARVALSSYNWDLERATEHCLFS; translated from the exons ATGGCGAACATCGCGGCGCAGCGAATCAAACGGGAATTCAAAGAGGTTATAAAGAGCGAGGAG atagcCAAATGTGCGATTAAAGTTGAATTGGTCAACGATAGTCTTACCGAATTAAAGGGTGAAATTGCTGGTCCACCAGATACGCCATACGAAGGAGGTAATTTTGTGCTCGAAATTAAAGTTCCCGAGACATATCCATTCAATCCTCCCAAA GTacgttttataacaaaaatatggcATCCTAATATATCTTCTGTCACTGGTGCTATTTGTttggatattttaaaagatcaatg GGCTGCTGCAATGACTCTGCGTACAGTATTACTGTCGCTACAAGCATTGTTATCTGCAGCAGAGCCTGATGATCCTCAGGATGCAGTAGTCGCTAAACAATATAAAGAACATCCCGAAATGTTTCGGCAAACTGCCACACATTGGACATTTGTATATGCAGGTG gtCCAGCAAAAATGCCTGAGTTAGATGACAAGATAAGAAGATTAACAGATATGGGAATCGAAGAACATAATGCGAGAGTTGCTCTATCCTCATATAATTGGGATTTGGAACGTGCTACCGAGCACTGCCTCTTCAGTTAG
- the LOC126849468 gene encoding ribose-phosphate pyrophosphokinase 1 isoform X5: MPVSQPVRAKSLLRANLENSRVRGLQSRMPNIKVFSGTSHPDLAQRIVDRLGIDIGKVVTKKFSNLETCVEIGESVRGEDVYIVQSGSGEVNDNLMELLIMINACKIASASRVTAVIPCFPYARQDKKDKGNDGGDSKNQIVMKSNEWKFRSRAPISAKLVANMLSVAGADHIITMDLHASQIQGFFDIPVDNLFAEPAVLKWIKENIVEWRNSIIVSPDAGGAKRVTSIADRLNVEFALIHKERKKANEVASMVLVGDVKDRVAILVDDMADTCGTICHAAEKLLEAGATKVYAILTHGIFSGPAISRINNACFEAVVVTNTIPQDGHMKDCPKIQCIDVSMMFAEAVRRTHNGESVSYLFSNVPY, translated from the exons ATGCCCGTGTCGCAGCCAGTGCGTGCCAAGAGTTTGTTACGCGCAAACTTGGAAAATTCACGTGTGCGTGGCTTGCAGAGCAGAATGCCGAATATCAAGGTCTTCAGCGGGACCTCGCATCCGGATCTCGCCCAGCGTATTGTGGATCGGCTCGGCATCGACATCGGCAAGGTTGTCACGAAGAAATTCAGCAACCTCGAGACATG TGTGGAGATCGGAGAATCTGTCCGTGGCGAAGATGTGTATATCGTGCAAAGTGGAAGCGGCGAGGTGAACGATAATCTAATGGAGCTCCTGATTATGATCAATGCTTGCAAAATTGCCTCCGCATCTCGAGTGACAGCAGTCATTCCTTGTTTTCCTTATGCAAGGCAGGATAAAAAAGACAAG GGCAATGATGGTGGAGACTCTAAAAATCAGATTGTCATGAAGTCGAACGAGTGGAAATTCAGG AGTCGCGCGCCGATCTCCGCGAAGCTAGTGGCGAATATGCTTTCCGTAGCGGGTGCTGATCACATTATCACAATGGACTTGCACGCTAGTCAAATACAAGGATTCTTTGATATACCagtagataatttatttgctgAGCCAGCTGTCCTCAAATGGATTAAGGAGAATATTGTTGAATGGCGAAATAGTATCATTGTCTCTCCTGATGCGGGCGGCGCCAAGAG agtcACATCTATCGCGGATCGATTAAATGTTGAGTTTGCGCTCATAcataaagaaaggaaaaaggcGAATGAAGTCGCTAGTATGGTATTAGTTGGAGACGTTAAAGACAGAGTCGCGATCCTCGTAGACGATATGGCCGATACCTGCGGTACTATTTGTCATGCGGCGGAAAAGCTATTAGAAGCTGGTGCCACGAAGGTTTACGCAATACTTACGCATGGTATATTCAGCGGCCCAGCAATTAGCAGGATTAACAACGCTTGTTTCGAGGCTGTGGTAGTGACTAATACTATTCCTCAAGATGGTCATATGAAAGATTGCCCAAAGATTCAG tGCATTGATGTATCGATGATGTTTGCTGAAGCCGTAAGGCGGACGCATAATGGTGAATCTGTATCATATCTGTTTTCAAATGTACCGTATTAG
- the LOC126849468 gene encoding ribose-phosphate pyrophosphokinase 1 isoform X3 — protein MYISTIDVMPVSQPVRAKSLLRANLENSRVRGLQSRMPNIKVFSGTSHPDLAQRIVDRLGIDIGKVVTKKFSNLETCVEIGESVRGEDVYIVQSGSGEVNDNLMELLIMINACKIASASRVTAVIPCFPYARQDKKDKGNDGGDSKNQIVMKSNEWKFRSRAPISAKLVANMLSVAGADHIITMDLHASQIQGFFDIPVDNLFAEPAVLKWIKENIVEWRNSIIVSPDAGGAKRVTSIADRLNVEFALIHKERKKANEVASMVLVGDVKDRVAILVDDMADTCGTICHAAEKLLEAGATKVYAILTHGIFSGPAISRINNACFEAVVVTNTIPQDGHMKDCPKIQCIDVSMMFAEAVRRTHNGESVSYLFSNVPY, from the exons ATGTACATATCTACAATCGACG TGATGCCCGTGTCGCAGCCAGTGCGTGCCAAGAGTTTGTTACGCGCAAACTTGGAAAATTCACGTGTGCGTGGCTTGCAGAGCAGAATGCCGAATATCAAGGTCTTCAGCGGGACCTCGCATCCGGATCTCGCCCAGCGTATTGTGGATCGGCTCGGCATCGACATCGGCAAGGTTGTCACGAAGAAATTCAGCAACCTCGAGACATG TGTGGAGATCGGAGAATCTGTCCGTGGCGAAGATGTGTATATCGTGCAAAGTGGAAGCGGCGAGGTGAACGATAATCTAATGGAGCTCCTGATTATGATCAATGCTTGCAAAATTGCCTCCGCATCTCGAGTGACAGCAGTCATTCCTTGTTTTCCTTATGCAAGGCAGGATAAAAAAGACAAG GGCAATGATGGTGGAGACTCTAAAAATCAGATTGTCATGAAGTCGAACGAGTGGAAATTCAGG AGTCGCGCGCCGATCTCCGCGAAGCTAGTGGCGAATATGCTTTCCGTAGCGGGTGCTGATCACATTATCACAATGGACTTGCACGCTAGTCAAATACAAGGATTCTTTGATATACCagtagataatttatttgctgAGCCAGCTGTCCTCAAATGGATTAAGGAGAATATTGTTGAATGGCGAAATAGTATCATTGTCTCTCCTGATGCGGGCGGCGCCAAGAG agtcACATCTATCGCGGATCGATTAAATGTTGAGTTTGCGCTCATAcataaagaaaggaaaaaggcGAATGAAGTCGCTAGTATGGTATTAGTTGGAGACGTTAAAGACAGAGTCGCGATCCTCGTAGACGATATGGCCGATACCTGCGGTACTATTTGTCATGCGGCGGAAAAGCTATTAGAAGCTGGTGCCACGAAGGTTTACGCAATACTTACGCATGGTATATTCAGCGGCCCAGCAATTAGCAGGATTAACAACGCTTGTTTCGAGGCTGTGGTAGTGACTAATACTATTCCTCAAGATGGTCATATGAAAGATTGCCCAAAGATTCAG tGCATTGATGTATCGATGATGTTTGCTGAAGCCGTAAGGCGGACGCATAATGGTGAATCTGTATCATATCTGTTTTCAAATGTACCGTATTAG
- the LOC126849477 gene encoding ubiquitin-conjugating enzyme E2-22 kDa isoform X2, which yields MQSLRKILNKNIAKCAIKVELVNDSLTELKGEIAGPPDTPYEGGNFVLEIKVPETYPFNPPKVRFITKIWHPNISSVTGAICLDILKDQWAAAMTLRTVLLSLQALLSAAEPDDPQDAVVAKQYKEHPEMFRQTATHWTFVYAGGPAKMPELDDKIRRLTDMGIEEHNARVALSSYNWDLERATEHCLFS from the exons ATGCAATCTCTGCGAAAAATCTTGAACAAAAAT atagcCAAATGTGCGATTAAAGTTGAATTGGTCAACGATAGTCTTACCGAATTAAAGGGTGAAATTGCTGGTCCACCAGATACGCCATACGAAGGAGGTAATTTTGTGCTCGAAATTAAAGTTCCCGAGACATATCCATTCAATCCTCCCAAA GTacgttttataacaaaaatatggcATCCTAATATATCTTCTGTCACTGGTGCTATTTGTttggatattttaaaagatcaatg GGCTGCTGCAATGACTCTGCGTACAGTATTACTGTCGCTACAAGCATTGTTATCTGCAGCAGAGCCTGATGATCCTCAGGATGCAGTAGTCGCTAAACAATATAAAGAACATCCCGAAATGTTTCGGCAAACTGCCACACATTGGACATTTGTATATGCAGGTG gtCCAGCAAAAATGCCTGAGTTAGATGACAAGATAAGAAGATTAACAGATATGGGAATCGAAGAACATAATGCGAGAGTTGCTCTATCCTCATATAATTGGGATTTGGAACGTGCTACCGAGCACTGCCTCTTCAGTTAG
- the LOC126849468 gene encoding ribose-phosphate pyrophosphokinase 1 isoform X4, whose protein sequence is MSNLKKCKTTKGTTQCKRDLKHHVMPVSQPVRAKSLLRANLENSRVRGLQSRMPNIKVFSGTSHPDLAQRIVDRLGIDIGKVVTKKFSNLETCVEIGESVRGEDVYIVQSGSGEVNDNLMELLIMINACKIASASRVTAVIPCFPYARQDKKDKSRAPISAKLVANMLSVAGADHIITMDLHASQIQGFFDIPVDNLFAEPAVLKWIKENIVEWRNSIIVSPDAGGAKRVTSIADRLNVEFALIHKERKKANEVASMVLVGDVKDRVAILVDDMADTCGTICHAAEKLLEAGATKVYAILTHGIFSGPAISRINNACFEAVVVTNTIPQDGHMKDCPKIQCIDVSMMFAEAVRRTHNGESVSYLFSNVPY, encoded by the exons ATGAGTAATCTGAAAAAGTGTAAAACTACTAAAGGGACTACTCAATGCAAGCGAGATCTCAAACATCATG TGATGCCCGTGTCGCAGCCAGTGCGTGCCAAGAGTTTGTTACGCGCAAACTTGGAAAATTCACGTGTGCGTGGCTTGCAGAGCAGAATGCCGAATATCAAGGTCTTCAGCGGGACCTCGCATCCGGATCTCGCCCAGCGTATTGTGGATCGGCTCGGCATCGACATCGGCAAGGTTGTCACGAAGAAATTCAGCAACCTCGAGACATG TGTGGAGATCGGAGAATCTGTCCGTGGCGAAGATGTGTATATCGTGCAAAGTGGAAGCGGCGAGGTGAACGATAATCTAATGGAGCTCCTGATTATGATCAATGCTTGCAAAATTGCCTCCGCATCTCGAGTGACAGCAGTCATTCCTTGTTTTCCTTATGCAAGGCAGGATAAAAAAGACAAG AGTCGCGCGCCGATCTCCGCGAAGCTAGTGGCGAATATGCTTTCCGTAGCGGGTGCTGATCACATTATCACAATGGACTTGCACGCTAGTCAAATACAAGGATTCTTTGATATACCagtagataatttatttgctgAGCCAGCTGTCCTCAAATGGATTAAGGAGAATATTGTTGAATGGCGAAATAGTATCATTGTCTCTCCTGATGCGGGCGGCGCCAAGAG agtcACATCTATCGCGGATCGATTAAATGTTGAGTTTGCGCTCATAcataaagaaaggaaaaaggcGAATGAAGTCGCTAGTATGGTATTAGTTGGAGACGTTAAAGACAGAGTCGCGATCCTCGTAGACGATATGGCCGATACCTGCGGTACTATTTGTCATGCGGCGGAAAAGCTATTAGAAGCTGGTGCCACGAAGGTTTACGCAATACTTACGCATGGTATATTCAGCGGCCCAGCAATTAGCAGGATTAACAACGCTTGTTTCGAGGCTGTGGTAGTGACTAATACTATTCCTCAAGATGGTCATATGAAAGATTGCCCAAAGATTCAG tGCATTGATGTATCGATGATGTTTGCTGAAGCCGTAAGGCGGACGCATAATGGTGAATCTGTATCATATCTGTTTTCAAATGTACCGTATTAG
- the LOC126849468 gene encoding ribose-phosphate pyrophosphokinase 1 isoform X2 — translation MSNLKKCKTTKGTTQCKRDLKHHVMPVSQPVRAKSLLRANLENSRVRGLQSRMPNIKVFSGTSHPDLAQRIVDRLGIDIGKVVTKKFSNLETCVEIGESVRGEDVYIVQSGSGEVNDNLMELLIMINACKIASASRVTAVIPCFPYARQDKKDKDILPDLSTSRAPISAKLVANMLSVAGADHIITMDLHASQIQGFFDIPVDNLFAEPAVLKWIKENIVEWRNSIIVSPDAGGAKRVTSIADRLNVEFALIHKERKKANEVASMVLVGDVKDRVAILVDDMADTCGTICHAAEKLLEAGATKVYAILTHGIFSGPAISRINNACFEAVVVTNTIPQDGHMKDCPKIQCIDVSMMFAEAVRRTHNGESVSYLFSNVPY, via the exons ATGAGTAATCTGAAAAAGTGTAAAACTACTAAAGGGACTACTCAATGCAAGCGAGATCTCAAACATCATG TGATGCCCGTGTCGCAGCCAGTGCGTGCCAAGAGTTTGTTACGCGCAAACTTGGAAAATTCACGTGTGCGTGGCTTGCAGAGCAGAATGCCGAATATCAAGGTCTTCAGCGGGACCTCGCATCCGGATCTCGCCCAGCGTATTGTGGATCGGCTCGGCATCGACATCGGCAAGGTTGTCACGAAGAAATTCAGCAACCTCGAGACATG TGTGGAGATCGGAGAATCTGTCCGTGGCGAAGATGTGTATATCGTGCAAAGTGGAAGCGGCGAGGTGAACGATAATCTAATGGAGCTCCTGATTATGATCAATGCTTGCAAAATTGCCTCCGCATCTCGAGTGACAGCAGTCATTCCTTGTTTTCCTTATGCAAGGCAGGATAAAAAAGACAAG GATATTCTGCCCGACCTGTCTACA AGTCGCGCGCCGATCTCCGCGAAGCTAGTGGCGAATATGCTTTCCGTAGCGGGTGCTGATCACATTATCACAATGGACTTGCACGCTAGTCAAATACAAGGATTCTTTGATATACCagtagataatttatttgctgAGCCAGCTGTCCTCAAATGGATTAAGGAGAATATTGTTGAATGGCGAAATAGTATCATTGTCTCTCCTGATGCGGGCGGCGCCAAGAG agtcACATCTATCGCGGATCGATTAAATGTTGAGTTTGCGCTCATAcataaagaaaggaaaaaggcGAATGAAGTCGCTAGTATGGTATTAGTTGGAGACGTTAAAGACAGAGTCGCGATCCTCGTAGACGATATGGCCGATACCTGCGGTACTATTTGTCATGCGGCGGAAAAGCTATTAGAAGCTGGTGCCACGAAGGTTTACGCAATACTTACGCATGGTATATTCAGCGGCCCAGCAATTAGCAGGATTAACAACGCTTGTTTCGAGGCTGTGGTAGTGACTAATACTATTCCTCAAGATGGTCATATGAAAGATTGCCCAAAGATTCAG tGCATTGATGTATCGATGATGTTTGCTGAAGCCGTAAGGCGGACGCATAATGGTGAATCTGTATCATATCTGTTTTCAAATGTACCGTATTAG